In one Roseburia intestinalis L1-82 genomic region, the following are encoded:
- a CDS encoding ComF family protein: MKIRKNDIFLYGRKMLFQMLEILYPRRCAVCDEIEVTGKGICPLCKDKVHVAGEPACKKCGKPLVDERKEFCTDCGKKHHVYTQGKAVFVYEGGIRNSMYRFKYGNKREYAEFYANAAVEKYGVWLNKIKAEVLIPIPMYSRKKRLRGYNQAEVFARELGRKAGILVDEHLVRRVRNTIPQKELNESQRHRNLKNAFQLTADIVEYKRVVLVDDIYTTGSTMDEVSKVLKASGVENIYYICISIGEGY; encoded by the coding sequence ATGAAAATCAGAAAAAATGACATTTTCCTATATGGAAGAAAAATGTTATTTCAGATGCTTGAAATCCTTTATCCACGAAGATGTGCAGTCTGTGATGAAATTGAAGTGACAGGAAAGGGTATTTGTCCGCTATGTAAAGACAAGGTGCATGTGGCAGGAGAACCGGCATGTAAAAAATGCGGGAAACCGCTTGTGGATGAGAGAAAGGAATTTTGCACCGACTGTGGAAAAAAGCATCATGTATACACACAGGGAAAGGCAGTGTTTGTTTATGAGGGTGGTATAAGAAATTCAATGTACCGCTTTAAATATGGAAATAAAAGAGAATATGCAGAGTTTTATGCGAATGCAGCAGTGGAAAAATATGGAGTGTGGCTGAACAAAATAAAAGCAGAAGTGCTGATTCCCATTCCAATGTATTCCCGGAAGAAGCGACTGCGCGGATACAATCAGGCCGAAGTATTTGCGCGGGAACTTGGAAGAAAAGCAGGGATTTTAGTGGATGAGCACCTGGTCAGAAGAGTGAGAAATACAATTCCTCAAAAAGAGTTAAATGAATCACAACGACACAGAAATTTAAAAAATGCTTTCCAATTGACAGCAGATATAGTAGAATATAAGAGAGTCGTGCTTGTGGATGATATCTATACGACAGGGAGTACGATGGATGAAGTATCAAAAGTCCTGAAAGCGTCAGGAGTGGAAAACATATATTATATCTGTATCAGTATCGGAGAAGGGTATTGA
- a CDS encoding flagellar protein, with translation MEVKNCKGCGRLFNYMGGAPLCDGCRKKFEQKFQEVKQYLDENPNASVNQVSEDNDVSVKQIKQWIREERLSLSEASLDGVTCEHCGRPIRTGRFCEKCKAAMANSFANSIEKPKPLEPQKKERDGNKMRFL, from the coding sequence ATGGAAGTGAAGAATTGCAAGGGCTGTGGACGTTTATTTAATTATATGGGTGGTGCACCATTGTGTGATGGATGCAGAAAAAAATTTGAACAAAAGTTTCAGGAAGTAAAACAATATCTGGACGAGAACCCGAATGCATCTGTTAATCAGGTATCCGAGGACAATGATGTATCAGTAAAACAGATCAAGCAGTGGATCCGTGAAGAGAGACTTTCACTTTCAGAAGCTTCACTTGACGGTGTTACCTGCGAGCATTGTGGCAGACCGATCCGGACGGGGCGCTTTTGCGAAAAGTGTAAAGCGGCAATGGCAAATTCATTCGCAAACTCGATTGAAAAACCAAAGCCTTTAGAACCACAGAAAAAAGAACGCGACGGAAACAAGATGCGTTTCTTATAA